Proteins from a single region of Nomascus leucogenys isolate Asia chromosome 21, Asia_NLE_v1, whole genome shotgun sequence:
- the COL8A1 gene encoding collagen alpha-1(VIII) chain isoform X2 encodes MAVLPGPLQLLGVLLTISLSSIRLIQAGAYYGIKPLPPQIPPQMPPQIPQYQPLGQQVPHMPLAKDGLAMGKEMPHLQYGKEYPHLPQYMKEIQPAPRMGKEAVPKKGKEIPLASLRGEQGPRGEPGPRGPPGPPGLPGHGIPGIKGKPGPQGYPGVGKPGMPGMPGKPGAMGMPGAKGEIGQKGEIGPMGIPGPQGPPGPHGLPGIGKPGGPGLPGQPGPKGDRGPKGLPGPQGLRGPKGDKGFGMPGAPGVKGPPGMHGPPGPVGLPGVGKPGVTGFPGPQGPLGKPGVPGEPGPQGPIGVPGVQGPPGIPGIGKPGQDGIPGQPGFPGGKGEQGLPGLPGPPGLPGIGKPGFPGPKGDRGMGGVPGALGPRGEKGPIGAPGIGGPPGEPGLPGIPGPMGPPGAIGFPGPKGEGGIVGPQGPPGPKGEPGLQGFPGKPGFLGEVGPPGMRGLPGPIGPKGEAGQKGVPGLPGVPGLLGPKGEPGIPGDQGLQGPPGIPGIGGPSGPIGPPGIPGPKGEPGLPGPPGFPGIGKPGVAGLHGPPGKPGALGPQGQPGLPGPPGPPGPPGPPAVMPPTPPPQGEYLPDMGLGIDGVKPPHAYGAKKGKNGGPAYEMPAFTAELTAPFPPVGAPVKFDKLLYNGRQNYNPQTGIFTCEVPGVYYFAYHVHCKGGNVWVALFKNNEPMMYTYDEYKKGYLDQASGSAVLLLRPGDRVFLQMPSEQAAGLYAGQYVHSSFSGYLLYPM; translated from the exons ATGGCTGTGCTGCCTggccctctgcagctgctgggagTGCTGCTTACCATTTCCCTGAGTTCCATCAGGCTCATTCAGGCTGGTGCCTACTATGGGATCAAGCCGCTGCCACCTCAAATTCCTCCTCAGATGCCACCACAAATTCCACAATACCAGCCCCTGGGTCAGCAAGTACCTCACATGCCTTTGGCCAAAGATGGCCTTGCCATGGGCAAGGAGATGCCCCACTTGCAGTATGGCAAAGAGTATCCACACCTACCCCAATATATGAAGGAAATTCAACCGGCGCCAAGAATGGGCAAGGAAGCAGTACCCAAGAAAGGCAAAG AAATACCATTAGCCAGTTTACGAGGGGAACAAGGTCCCCGTGGAGAGCCTGGCCCAAGAGGACCACCTGGGCCCCCTGGTTTGCCAGGTCATGGGATACCTGGAATTAAAGGAAAACCAGGGCCACAGGGATACCCAGGAGTTGGAAAGCCAGGTATGCCTGGAATGCCAGGGAAGCCAGGAGCCATGGGCATGCCTGGGGCAAAAGGAGAAATTGGACAGAAAGGGGAAATCGGGCCTATGGGGATCCCAGGACCACAAGGACCTCCAGGGCCTCATGGACTTCCTGGCATTGGGAAGCCAGGTGGGCCAGGGTTACCAGGGCAACCAGGACCAAAGGGTGATCGAGGACCCAAAGGACTACCAGGACCTCAAGGCCTTCGGGGTCCTAAAGGAGACAAGGGCTTCGGGATGCCAGGTGCGCCAGGTGTAAAGGGCCCTCCAGGGATGCACGGCCCTCCCGGCCCTGTTGGACTGCCAGGAGTGGGCAAACCAGGAGTGACAGGCTTCCCTGGGCCCCAGGGCCCCCTGGGAAAGCCAGGGGTTCCGGGAGAACCTGGGCCACAAGGCCCTATTGGGGTACCAGGGGTTCAAGGACCTCCTGGGATACCCGGAATTGGAAAGCCAGGCCAGGATGGGATCCCAGGCCAGCCAGGATTTCCAGGTGGCAAAGGGGAGCAAGGACTGCCAGGGCTACCAGGACCCCCAGGCCTTCCAGGGATTGGGAAACCAGGCTTCCCAGGACCCAAAGGTGACCGGGGCATGGGAGGTGTTCCTGGGGCTCTTGGACCAAGAGGGGAGAAAGGACCAATAGGTGCCCCAGGAATAGGGGGTCCTCCAGGAGAGCCAGGCCTGCCTGGAATCCCAGGTCCTATGGGCCCTCCAGGTGCTATTGGTTTTCCTGGCCCCAAAGGAGAAGGTGGGATTGTAGGGCCACAGGGGCCACCAGGTCCCAAGGGTGAGCCAGGGCTTCAAGGCTTCCCAGGAAAGCCAGGTTTCCTTGGTGAAGTAGGGCCTCCTGGCATGAGGGGTTTGCCAGGTCCCATAGGGCCCAAGGGGGAAGCTGGGCAAAAAGGTGTGCCAGGACTCCCTGGTGTTCCGGGGCTTCTCGGACCTAAGGGAGAGCCAGGAATCCCAGGGGATCAGGGTTTACAGGGCCCCCCAGGTATCCCAGGGATTGGGGGCCCTAGCGGTCCCATTGGACCACCTGGGATTCCAGGCCCCAAAGGGGAGCCGGGCCTCCCAGGGCCCCCTGGGTTCCCTGGTATAGGGAAACCCGGAGTGGCAGGACTTCATGGCCCCCCAGGGAAGCCTGGTGCCCTTGGtcctcaaggccagcctggccttcCAGGACCCCCAGGCCCTCCAGGACCTCCAGGACCCCCAGCTGTGATGCCCCCTACACCACCACCCCAGGGAGAGTATCTGCCAGATATGGGGCTGGGAATTGATGGCGTGAAACCCCCCCATGCCTACGGGGCTAAGAAAGGCAAGAATGGAGGGCCAGCCTACGAGATGCCTGCCTTTACCGCCGAGCTAACCGCACCTTTCCCACCGGTGGGGGCCCCAGTGAAGTTTGACAAACTGCTCTATAACGGCAGACAGAACTACAACCCGCAGACGGGCATCTTCACCTGTGAGGTCCCCGGTGTCTACTACTTTGCATACCACGTTCACTGCAAGGGGGGCAACGTGTGGGTTGCTCTATTCAAAAACAATGAGCCCATGATGTACACGTACGACGAGTACAAAAAGGGCTACCTGGACCAGGCATCTGGGAGTGCGGTGCTGCTGCTCAGGCCCGGAGACCGGGTGTTCCTCCAGATGCCCTCAGAACAGGCTGCAGGACTGTATGCCGGGCAGTATGTCCACTCCTCCTTTTCAGGATATTTATTGTATcccatgtaa
- the COL8A1 gene encoding collagen alpha-1(VIII) chain isoform X1: MAVLPGPLQLLGVLLTISLSSIRLIQAGAYYGIKPLPPQIPPQMPPQIPQYQPLGQQVPHMPLAKDGLAMGKEMPHLQYGKEYPHLPQYMKEIQPAPRMGKEAVPKKGKVEIPLASLRGEQGPRGEPGPRGPPGPPGLPGHGIPGIKGKPGPQGYPGVGKPGMPGMPGKPGAMGMPGAKGEIGQKGEIGPMGIPGPQGPPGPHGLPGIGKPGGPGLPGQPGPKGDRGPKGLPGPQGLRGPKGDKGFGMPGAPGVKGPPGMHGPPGPVGLPGVGKPGVTGFPGPQGPLGKPGVPGEPGPQGPIGVPGVQGPPGIPGIGKPGQDGIPGQPGFPGGKGEQGLPGLPGPPGLPGIGKPGFPGPKGDRGMGGVPGALGPRGEKGPIGAPGIGGPPGEPGLPGIPGPMGPPGAIGFPGPKGEGGIVGPQGPPGPKGEPGLQGFPGKPGFLGEVGPPGMRGLPGPIGPKGEAGQKGVPGLPGVPGLLGPKGEPGIPGDQGLQGPPGIPGIGGPSGPIGPPGIPGPKGEPGLPGPPGFPGIGKPGVAGLHGPPGKPGALGPQGQPGLPGPPGPPGPPGPPAVMPPTPPPQGEYLPDMGLGIDGVKPPHAYGAKKGKNGGPAYEMPAFTAELTAPFPPVGAPVKFDKLLYNGRQNYNPQTGIFTCEVPGVYYFAYHVHCKGGNVWVALFKNNEPMMYTYDEYKKGYLDQASGSAVLLLRPGDRVFLQMPSEQAAGLYAGQYVHSSFSGYLLYPM, encoded by the exons ATGGCTGTGCTGCCTggccctctgcagctgctgggagTGCTGCTTACCATTTCCCTGAGTTCCATCAGGCTCATTCAGGCTGGTGCCTACTATGGGATCAAGCCGCTGCCACCTCAAATTCCTCCTCAGATGCCACCACAAATTCCACAATACCAGCCCCTGGGTCAGCAAGTACCTCACATGCCTTTGGCCAAAGATGGCCTTGCCATGGGCAAGGAGATGCCCCACTTGCAGTATGGCAAAGAGTATCCACACCTACCCCAATATATGAAGGAAATTCAACCGGCGCCAAGAATGGGCAAGGAAGCAGTACCCAAGAAAGGCAAAG tAGAAATACCATTAGCCAGTTTACGAGGGGAACAAGGTCCCCGTGGAGAGCCTGGCCCAAGAGGACCACCTGGGCCCCCTGGTTTGCCAGGTCATGGGATACCTGGAATTAAAGGAAAACCAGGGCCACAGGGATACCCAGGAGTTGGAAAGCCAGGTATGCCTGGAATGCCAGGGAAGCCAGGAGCCATGGGCATGCCTGGGGCAAAAGGAGAAATTGGACAGAAAGGGGAAATCGGGCCTATGGGGATCCCAGGACCACAAGGACCTCCAGGGCCTCATGGACTTCCTGGCATTGGGAAGCCAGGTGGGCCAGGGTTACCAGGGCAACCAGGACCAAAGGGTGATCGAGGACCCAAAGGACTACCAGGACCTCAAGGCCTTCGGGGTCCTAAAGGAGACAAGGGCTTCGGGATGCCAGGTGCGCCAGGTGTAAAGGGCCCTCCAGGGATGCACGGCCCTCCCGGCCCTGTTGGACTGCCAGGAGTGGGCAAACCAGGAGTGACAGGCTTCCCTGGGCCCCAGGGCCCCCTGGGAAAGCCAGGGGTTCCGGGAGAACCTGGGCCACAAGGCCCTATTGGGGTACCAGGGGTTCAAGGACCTCCTGGGATACCCGGAATTGGAAAGCCAGGCCAGGATGGGATCCCAGGCCAGCCAGGATTTCCAGGTGGCAAAGGGGAGCAAGGACTGCCAGGGCTACCAGGACCCCCAGGCCTTCCAGGGATTGGGAAACCAGGCTTCCCAGGACCCAAAGGTGACCGGGGCATGGGAGGTGTTCCTGGGGCTCTTGGACCAAGAGGGGAGAAAGGACCAATAGGTGCCCCAGGAATAGGGGGTCCTCCAGGAGAGCCAGGCCTGCCTGGAATCCCAGGTCCTATGGGCCCTCCAGGTGCTATTGGTTTTCCTGGCCCCAAAGGAGAAGGTGGGATTGTAGGGCCACAGGGGCCACCAGGTCCCAAGGGTGAGCCAGGGCTTCAAGGCTTCCCAGGAAAGCCAGGTTTCCTTGGTGAAGTAGGGCCTCCTGGCATGAGGGGTTTGCCAGGTCCCATAGGGCCCAAGGGGGAAGCTGGGCAAAAAGGTGTGCCAGGACTCCCTGGTGTTCCGGGGCTTCTCGGACCTAAGGGAGAGCCAGGAATCCCAGGGGATCAGGGTTTACAGGGCCCCCCAGGTATCCCAGGGATTGGGGGCCCTAGCGGTCCCATTGGACCACCTGGGATTCCAGGCCCCAAAGGGGAGCCGGGCCTCCCAGGGCCCCCTGGGTTCCCTGGTATAGGGAAACCCGGAGTGGCAGGACTTCATGGCCCCCCAGGGAAGCCTGGTGCCCTTGGtcctcaaggccagcctggccttcCAGGACCCCCAGGCCCTCCAGGACCTCCAGGACCCCCAGCTGTGATGCCCCCTACACCACCACCCCAGGGAGAGTATCTGCCAGATATGGGGCTGGGAATTGATGGCGTGAAACCCCCCCATGCCTACGGGGCTAAGAAAGGCAAGAATGGAGGGCCAGCCTACGAGATGCCTGCCTTTACCGCCGAGCTAACCGCACCTTTCCCACCGGTGGGGGCCCCAGTGAAGTTTGACAAACTGCTCTATAACGGCAGACAGAACTACAACCCGCAGACGGGCATCTTCACCTGTGAGGTCCCCGGTGTCTACTACTTTGCATACCACGTTCACTGCAAGGGGGGCAACGTGTGGGTTGCTCTATTCAAAAACAATGAGCCCATGATGTACACGTACGACGAGTACAAAAAGGGCTACCTGGACCAGGCATCTGGGAGTGCGGTGCTGCTGCTCAGGCCCGGAGACCGGGTGTTCCTCCAGATGCCCTCAGAACAGGCTGCAGGACTGTATGCCGGGCAGTATGTCCACTCCTCCTTTTCAGGATATTTATTGTATcccatgtaa